The following are encoded in a window of Thermodesulfobacterium geofontis OPF15 genomic DNA:
- the mdh gene encoding malate dehydrogenase has protein sequence MAKLSIIGAGAVGTSCANWAMVKNLAEEIVLVDIVPDLAKGKALDLAQSNPLFGRSCKIWGTEDFSSIKDSQVVVIAAGKPRQPGMSREDLLNINKEIVKSCAEKIKEFAKDSIVIVVSNPLDAMVYVAYKITNFPKNRVIGMAGVLDSARYRYFIAEACGVSPKDVQALVMGVHGDLMLPLVRLANVSGIPITELLPQEKIEEIVKRTKIGGAEIVSYLKTGSAFITPGLSIVEMIESILKDEKRVLTCSVYLEGEYGIKGVFLGVPVILGKNGVEKIIEIKLLPEEKAVLKECENFCKKLISLLNI, from the coding sequence ATGGCTAAATTATCTATTATTGGTGCAGGAGCAGTAGGAACAAGCTGTGCAAATTGGGCTATGGTTAAAAACCTGGCAGAGGAAATAGTGTTAGTGGATATTGTGCCTGATCTTGCAAAAGGTAAAGCCTTAGATTTAGCTCAGAGTAATCCTCTTTTTGGAAGGTCTTGTAAAATCTGGGGAACTGAAGATTTTTCAAGTATTAAAGATTCTCAAGTGGTAGTTATTGCTGCTGGAAAACCAAGACAACCAGGCATGTCAAGAGAAGACCTTTTAAATATAAATAAAGAAATTGTTAAATCTTGTGCAGAAAAAATAAAAGAATTTGCCAAAGATAGCATTGTTATAGTTGTTTCTAATCCCCTTGATGCTATGGTTTATGTAGCTTATAAGATAACTAATTTCCCAAAAAATAGAGTTATAGGTATGGCTGGAGTACTTGATTCAGCAAGGTATCGCTATTTTATAGCTGAAGCATGTGGTGTTTCTCCAAAAGATGTTCAAGCCTTAGTAATGGGTGTTCATGGAGATTTAATGCTTCCCTTAGTAAGACTTGCCAATGTTTCTGGAATACCTATTACAGAACTTTTACCTCAAGAAAAAATAGAAGAAATAGTTAAAAGAACTAAAATTGGTGGAGCAGAAATAGTATCTTATTTAAAAACAGGAAGTGCTTTTATCACACCTGGGCTTTCTATTGTTGAAATGATAGAAAGTATTTTGAAAGATGAAAAAAGGGTTTTAACTTGCTCAGTTTATTTAGAAGGAGAATACGGAATAAAAGGAGTATTTTTAGGAGTCCCTGTTATTCTTGGAAAAAACGGAGTAGAAAAAATTATAGAAATAAAGCTTCTTCCAGAAGAAAAGGCTGTTTTAAAAGAATGTGAAAACTTTTGTAAAAAACTTATCAGCCTTTTAAATATTTAA
- the mutL gene encoding DNA mismatch repair endonuclease MutL has product MPKIQILPEEIRSKIAAGEIVERPASVVKELIENAFDAKASFIKINLREGGIKEVSVYDDGEGIEPEDLKICYKHFATSKIKTLSDIFKIVTFGFRGEALASISQVSKMTILSKHADYDSAYEIRVEFGKEIYFKPAHLSKGTLVKVEDLFLNLPARKAFLKTPRTETFKIMEIIRGLSLCSPETKYQVKSIEENKENTLFFWEGGNERELLSYIIGLEKSFFKELLLEHPPYSIFLLLTDTSKTFSHTKYLYFLINKRWIKDEKLTKMIINALKPFYGNLGFPAGIISIKAPYHLVDVNVHPAKWEIRFKDEKTLFLALNKALEEFFNKKTFYYEREKHSFSQQIKEDIPLDYPQEVSPFHLERKSLFISSDFKKPSHKYLGTFLNTYLLVEKEENLYIIDQHALSERIIYEDLKRNFSKCLSQELLIPILLNISCDPSEFEEKRKILHSMGFELGFLENNKIILKKIPSIFKIDIKDILEKVLEEPFSDLEELKLEVLRRYACLLARKKGDLLSEREIDFLIEKFFSENLQTCPHGRPIYIKLSLKDIEKDLRRR; this is encoded by the coding sequence ATGCCTAAAATTCAAATTCTTCCTGAAGAAATTAGATCAAAAATAGCTGCAGGAGAAATTGTAGAAAGACCTGCATCAGTGGTAAAGGAATTAATAGAAAATGCCTTTGATGCAAAAGCAAGTTTTATTAAGATAAATTTAAGAGAAGGCGGAATTAAGGAAGTTTCTGTTTATGATGACGGAGAAGGTATAGAGCCAGAGGATTTAAAAATTTGTTATAAACACTTTGCTACAAGTAAAATAAAAACCCTCTCAGATATATTTAAAATTGTCACCTTTGGCTTTAGAGGGGAGGCTTTAGCAAGTATTTCTCAAGTTTCTAAAATGACTATTTTAAGTAAACATGCAGATTATGATTCTGCCTATGAAATTAGAGTAGAATTTGGTAAAGAAATTTATTTTAAGCCAGCTCATTTAAGTAAAGGAACTTTAGTAAAAGTAGAGGATCTCTTTTTAAATTTGCCTGCAAGAAAAGCCTTTTTAAAAACTCCAAGGACTGAAACTTTTAAAATAATGGAAATTATAAGAGGATTAAGCCTTTGCTCTCCTGAAACTAAATACCAAGTAAAAAGTATAGAAGAAAATAAAGAAAATACTCTTTTTTTCTGGGAAGGAGGAAATGAAAGGGAGCTTCTTAGCTATATAATTGGATTAGAAAAATCTTTTTTTAAAGAATTACTTTTAGAACACCCTCCTTATTCAATTTTTTTACTTCTTACAGATACTTCCAAAACTTTTTCTCATACAAAATATCTCTATTTTCTGATTAATAAAAGATGGATAAAAGATGAGAAATTAACTAAAATGATTATAAATGCTCTAAAACCTTTTTATGGAAATCTGGGGTTTCCTGCAGGAATTATCTCTATAAAAGCTCCTTATCATCTTGTTGATGTTAATGTGCATCCTGCTAAATGGGAAATAAGATTTAAAGATGAAAAAACACTATTCCTTGCCTTAAATAAAGCTTTAGAAGAGTTTTTTAACAAAAAAACTTTTTACTATGAAAGAGAAAAACATTCCTTCTCTCAACAAATAAAAGAGGATATACCCTTAGATTATCCTCAAGAAGTTTCTCCCTTTCATTTAGAAAGAAAATCTTTATTTATTTCTTCAGATTTTAAAAAACCTTCCCATAAATATTTGGGAACTTTTTTAAATACTTATCTTTTAGTAGAAAAGGAAGAAAACCTTTACATAATTGATCAACACGCTCTTTCAGAAAGAATAATATATGAAGATTTAAAAAGAAATTTTTCTAAATGTCTTTCTCAAGAATTGTTAATTCCGATATTACTGAATATTTCATGCGATCCTTCAGAATTTGAGGAAAAAAGAAAAATTTTACATTCTATGGGATTTGAACTTGGATTTTTAGAAAATAACAAAATTATTTTAAAAAAAATCCCCTCTATTTTTAAGATAGATATAAAAGATATCTTGGAAAAAGTTTTAGAAGAACCTTTTTCCGATTTAGAAGAATTAAAACTTGAGGTTTTAAGAAGATATGCTTGTTTACTTGCAAGAAAGAAGGGAGATCTTCTTTCTGAAAGGGAAATAGATTTTTTGATTGAAAAGTTTTTTTCTGAAAATCTTCAAACCTGTCCTCACGGAAGACCTATCTACATAAAATTATCTTTAAAGGATATAGAAAAAGATTTAAGAAGGAGATAA
- the miaA gene encoding tRNA (adenosine(37)-N6)-dimethylallyltransferase MiaA, with protein sequence MKKVIAIVGPTGVGKSELAVFLGEKLNGEIVNFDSLQFYKELNIGTAKPGEEERKRVPHHLYDLLELDEEFNAAKFVEIADNLIKEIWERGKIPILVGGTGLYLRAFEYGLFSIEVPKEIRGTLRKRADQDLSSLYEELKRLDPEYAQKISPKDKVRITRALEVIYTSGKPISYFHKENPFFGKKRYNLIKIGLILPRKELYEKINLRVIKMIEKGWIEEVKKLLEKGYSPKLKPFKAIGYKYIIQYLQGKISLEKAIELIQRDTRRYAKRQLTWFKKEPDIYWFNPDEKERILNFLKEKLATN encoded by the coding sequence GTGAAAAAGGTTATTGCTATAGTCGGACCAACAGGAGTTGGAAAATCAGAACTTGCTGTATTTTTAGGAGAAAAACTAAATGGAGAAATAGTAAATTTTGATTCCTTACAATTTTATAAAGAATTAAATATAGGAACTGCAAAACCCGGAGAAGAAGAAAGAAAAAGAGTTCCTCATCATTTATATGATTTACTTGAGCTTGATGAAGAATTTAATGCAGCTAAATTTGTAGAAATAGCTGATAATTTAATAAAGGAAATTTGGGAAAGAGGGAAAATTCCCATTCTTGTTGGAGGTACAGGTCTTTATTTAAGAGCCTTTGAATATGGACTATTTTCTATAGAGGTGCCAAAAGAAATAAGAGGAACTTTAAGAAAAAGGGCAGATCAAGATTTATCCTCTCTTTATGAAGAGTTAAAAAGGCTTGATCCAGAATATGCTCAAAAAATTTCACCCAAAGATAAAGTAAGAATTACAAGGGCTTTAGAAGTTATATATACCTCAGGTAAGCCCATATCTTACTTTCATAAAGAAAATCCCTTCTTTGGAAAAAAAAGATATAACCTTATAAAAATTGGCTTAATCCTTCCAAGAAAAGAACTTTATGAAAAAATTAATCTCCGTGTAATTAAAATGATTGAAAAAGGATGGATTGAAGAAGTTAAAAAACTTTTAGAAAAAGGATATTCTCCTAAACTAAAACCCTTTAAAGCCATAGGATATAAATACATTATTCAATATTTACAAGGAAAAATATCCTTAGAAAAGGCCATAGAACTTATTCAGAGAGATACGAGACGTTATGCTAAAAGACAGCTTACTTGGTTTAAAAAAGAGCCTGATATATATTGGTTTAATCCTGATGAAAAAGAAAGGATTCTAAATTTTTTAAAAGAAAAATTAGCTACAAATTGA
- a CDS encoding YicC/YloC family endoribonuclease, translating into MESMTGFGKGVFQSDNYTITVYAKSLNSKYLDISLKLPKRYTFLEERIRKFVSQEFKRGKIEIQVKCVGTDLSQKEVLIDIELARNLKTSLTRLKSELGFEDPLTFSDFLKFREYLLLEEKEEELDKLWEEIYPPLNEALKALKASRLKEGENLKNVLKIYLEKLKDETLQIEKLKEKAIKDSKEKLKGRIDKLFKEFNLREIDENRFYQELVYLLDKIDFTEELDRLKVHIFHFENTMEEEDCGKKLDFICQEMFREINTLSNKAQSSEISIIAVKIKELIEKLREQIQNIA; encoded by the coding sequence ATGGAAAGCATGACTGGATTTGGGAAAGGTGTTTTTCAATCTGATAATTATACTATAACTGTTTATGCAAAAAGCCTAAATTCAAAATACTTAGATATTTCCCTTAAACTTCCAAAAAGATATACTTTTTTGGAAGAGAGAATTAGAAAATTTGTTTCTCAAGAATTTAAAAGAGGAAAAATTGAAATCCAAGTCAAATGTGTAGGAACTGATCTTAGCCAAAAAGAAGTATTAATTGATATAGAACTTGCAAGAAACCTAAAAACATCTCTTACTCGTTTAAAATCTGAACTTGGTTTTGAAGATCCTTTAACTTTTTCTGATTTTTTAAAATTTAGAGAATATCTTCTTTTAGAAGAAAAAGAAGAAGAACTTGATAAACTTTGGGAAGAAATATATCCTCCTCTAAATGAAGCTTTGAAAGCTCTTAAAGCTTCTCGCTTAAAAGAGGGAGAAAATCTAAAAAATGTTTTAAAAATCTATTTAGAAAAATTAAAAGATGAGACATTACAAATTGAAAAATTGAAAGAAAAAGCTATAAAAGATAGCAAAGAAAAGTTAAAAGGTAGGATTGATAAACTTTTTAAAGAATTTAATCTTCGTGAAATAGATGAAAATAGATTTTATCAAGAATTGGTTTATCTTTTAGATAAAATTGATTTTACCGAAGAACTTGATAGACTTAAAGTACACATTTTCCATTTTGAAAACACTATGGAAGAAGAGGATTGCGGTAAAAAGCTTGATTTTATTTGCCAAGAGATGTTTAGAGAAATAAACACCCTATCTAATAAAGCACAATCTTCTGAAATTTCTATTATAGCAGTTAAAATTAAAGAACTTATAGAAAAATTAAGGGAACAAATACAGAACATTGCTTGA
- a CDS encoding UbiA-like polyprenyltransferase has translation MEKIIKKLKLYSELLKFEHTIFALPFGLASLLILYKVFPSWGKIIYILGALVSARTLGMAFNRLIDKPFDEKNPRTSIWPHAKGLVKDWEIKLIILFSSLLFIFFCYKINFLALLLSPIVIFFLFIYPFAKRFTYFPHLFLGLVYFLIPIAIDIALNENVSLIAIFLAGAMACWVASFDILYSLQDIEFDKKMGLKSIPVKFGIKNALRIAKFLHLITFFLLLLTGYFYPKTTWIYFVGLILIAIFLTYEHSLIKENDLSKINKAFFTVNGFISIIFFLVILINNLYYHFLK, from the coding sequence ATGGAAAAAATTATAAAAAAACTTAAACTTTACTCAGAACTTTTGAAATTTGAACATACTATTTTTGCTTTACCCTTTGGTTTAGCAAGTTTATTAATTCTTTATAAAGTCTTTCCTTCTTGGGGGAAAATTATATATATTTTAGGTGCTCTCGTTTCTGCAAGAACACTTGGAATGGCTTTTAATAGACTTATTGATAAACCTTTTGATGAAAAAAATCCAAGAACCTCTATCTGGCCCCATGCTAAAGGATTAGTAAAAGATTGGGAAATAAAACTGATTATCCTTTTTAGCTCACTTCTTTTTATATTTTTCTGCTATAAAATAAATTTTTTAGCCCTTTTGCTAAGCCCTATAGTTATATTTTTTCTTTTTATTTATCCCTTTGCCAAAAGATTTACCTATTTTCCTCATCTTTTTTTAGGATTAGTCTATTTTTTAATACCCATAGCTATTGATATAGCTCTAAATGAAAATGTTTCCTTAATAGCTATTTTCCTTGCAGGGGCTATGGCTTGTTGGGTGGCAAGTTTTGATATTCTCTATAGTTTGCAAGATATTGAATTTGATAAAAAAATGGGACTAAAATCTATCCCTGTAAAATTTGGAATAAAAAATGCTTTAAGAATAGCCAAATTTTTACACTTAATAACCTTTTTTCTCCTTCTTTTAACTGGATATTTTTATCCTAAAACAACTTGGATATATTTTGTAGGGCTTATTTTAATTGCTATTTTTTTAACTTATGAACATAGTCTTATTAAAGAAAATGACCTTTCCAAAATCAATAAAGCCTTTTTTACAGTCAATGGTTTTATTAGTATTATCTTCTTTTTAGTGATTTTAATAAACAATCTTTATTATCATTTTTTAAAATAA
- a CDS encoding ParA family protein, producing the protein MKIFAFINQKGGVGKTTVAINLARALSLKNYKILLIDFDPQANAGSGLGIRVNKEESIYQALIEGNCERFFKNPYPNFYVLPSSIDLVGLEVELVDLPEREYLLKKLIEKSTFNGFPLKNFFDFIFIDSPPSLSLITVNILTACEGVIIPLQCEYYALEGLSLLVRTIRGIKKSFNPDLVLFGLVLTMYDKRNRLSYEVAEEAKNHFKWIVFNTLIPRSVRVSEAPSFGKPVIDYEPQNKASLSFIELAEEFLERVKNYSK; encoded by the coding sequence ATGAAAATTTTTGCTTTTATTAATCAAAAAGGTGGGGTTGGAAAAACAACAGTTGCTATAAATCTTGCAAGGGCATTAAGTCTTAAGAATTATAAAATTCTTTTAATAGATTTTGATCCACAAGCAAATGCTGGAAGTGGATTAGGAATAAGGGTAAACAAAGAAGAAAGTATTTATCAGGCTTTAATAGAGGGAAATTGTGAGAGATTTTTTAAAAATCCCTATCCTAATTTTTATGTCTTACCTTCCTCTATTGATCTTGTTGGATTAGAGGTTGAATTGGTAGACTTACCAGAAAGAGAGTATCTACTTAAAAAATTAATTGAAAAAAGCACTTTTAATGGTTTTCCTTTAAAGAATTTTTTTGACTTTATATTTATAGATTCGCCACCTTCATTAAGTTTAATAACAGTAAATATACTTACTGCCTGTGAAGGGGTAATTATCCCTTTACAATGTGAATATTACGCTCTTGAAGGATTGTCCCTTCTTGTAAGAACAATAAGGGGAATTAAAAAAAGTTTTAATCCAGATTTAGTTCTCTTTGGTCTTGTTTTAACCATGTATGATAAGAGAAACAGACTTTCCTATGAAGTAGCTGAGGAAGCTAAAAATCATTTTAAATGGATTGTTTTTAATACTCTTATCCCGAGAAGTGTAAGGGTTAGTGAAGCTCCAAGCTTTGGAAAGCCTGTAATTGACTATGAACCTCAAAATAAGGCAAGTCTTTCTTTTATAGAATTAGCTGAAGAATTTTTAGAAAGGGTTAAAAATTACTCTAAATAA
- a CDS encoding putative DNA modification/repair radical SAM protein, producing the protein MGLSFQILQKKKDLLYKLNILSVAASYDNSCSSSGRKRETPAYGLKNSYLSGIYYTWGSDGRCVPLLKILLTNYCINNCKYCINRRINDVPRAIFSPEEIAYLTVELYRKNYIEGLFLSSGIYRTPDDTMELMIRTASLLRKKYSFKGYIHLKLIPGASPELIAKALKLADRVSSNLELPTEESLKKLAPEKSLPILLNPLKLIRELYENKEIKAPASTQLIIGATPDSDKVILSLAQQLYAQKMVRRVYYSAYIPVNKDSDLPAIEEPPFLREHRLYQADWLIRFYGFQVDELFQEEKNLDLKVDPKLSWAIRNLHFFPVEITKADYWELIRVPGIGPSSAKKIIQARKYGVISEEVLKKLRIPLKKAKYFITINGKPLVDSKKEKTLFYRQTELFSLGKENFSSFI; encoded by the coding sequence ATGGGGCTCTCTTTTCAGATTTTACAGAAGAAAAAAGATCTGCTTTATAAACTAAATATCCTTTCTGTTGCTGCAAGTTATGATAATTCCTGTAGCAGTTCCGGAAGAAAAAGAGAAACCCCAGCCTATGGTTTGAAAAACAGTTATTTAAGTGGAATTTATTATACCTGGGGTTCTGATGGAAGATGTGTTCCTCTTTTAAAAATCCTTTTAACCAATTATTGTATAAACAATTGTAAATATTGTATAAATCGTCGTATAAATGATGTTCCCCGAGCAATTTTTTCTCCTGAAGAAATTGCCTATCTCACAGTGGAGTTATATCGTAAAAATTATATTGAAGGTCTCTTTTTAAGTTCAGGAATTTATCGTACACCAGATGATACTATGGAACTTATGATTAGGACTGCAAGTCTCTTAAGGAAAAAATACTCGTTTAAAGGATATATCCATTTAAAATTAATCCCAGGAGCTTCTCCTGAATTGATAGCTAAAGCTCTAAAACTTGCTGATCGTGTAAGTTCAAATCTTGAACTTCCCACTGAAGAAAGTCTTAAAAAACTCGCCCCAGAAAAAAGTTTACCTATACTTTTAAATCCATTAAAATTAATAAGAGAACTTTATGAAAATAAAGAAATAAAAGCTCCAGCTTCAACTCAGCTTATAATTGGAGCAACTCCTGATTCTGATAAAGTTATTTTATCCTTAGCTCAACAATTATATGCTCAAAAAATGGTAAGAAGAGTTTATTATTCAGCTTATATTCCTGTTAATAAAGATTCTGATCTCCCAGCTATAGAAGAGCCTCCCTTTTTAAGAGAACACAGATTATATCAGGCAGATTGGCTTATTCGTTTTTATGGATTTCAAGTAGATGAACTATTTCAAGAAGAAAAAAATCTGGATTTAAAAGTTGATCCTAAATTATCTTGGGCTATAAGAAATCTTCATTTCTTTCCAGTTGAGATAACTAAAGCAGATTATTGGGAATTAATAAGAGTTCCTGGAATAGGCCCAAGTTCTGCAAAAAAGATTATACAAGCTCGCAAATATGGAGTTATTTCTGAAGAGGTTTTAAAAAAGCTTAGAATTCCCCTAAAAAAGGCAAAATATTTTATTACTATTAATGGTAAACCCTTAGTTGATTCAAAAAAGGAAAAAACACTTTTTTATAGACAAACTGAACTTTTTTCTCTTGGAAAAGAAAATTTTTCGTCTTTTATTTAG
- a CDS encoding TetR/AcrR family transcriptional regulator gives MTKLKAKKEKTREKILGTALKLFSEKGYLGTTTKEIASLAGITETTLFRHFPSKEVIFEEVLKRYSFLQKLKELMPQVEDLSADKAFTLLGKAFLERLRERKPLITILHSELNLYPEQVRNAFQAIISSIKSEFSKYLFKLKRRGELREDVHPEIAGQALLGMIFSYFLLKDIKGVPVCENFSEEDILKEYIQIFLKGVKK, from the coding sequence ATGACAAAGCTAAAGGCTAAAAAAGAGAAGACGCGGGAAAAGATTTTAGGGACCGCTTTGAAGCTTTTTTCGGAAAAGGGATACCTTGGCACGACTACAAAGGAGATAGCCTCCTTAGCCGGCATAACCGAGACTACCCTCTTTAGGCACTTCCCGAGTAAAGAGGTCATCTTTGAAGAGGTCTTAAAACGCTATTCCTTTCTGCAAAAGCTTAAGGAGCTTATGCCTCAGGTTGAAGATCTGTCTGCTGACAAGGCATTTACACTTCTTGGTAAAGCCTTTTTGGAACGTTTAAGGGAAAGAAAGCCCCTCATCACCATCCTCCACAGTGAACTAAACCTCTACCCAGAACAGGTTAGGAATGCCTTTCAAGCCATCATAAGCTCAATAAAATCCGAATTTTCAAAGTATCTTTTCAAGCTCAAAAGGAGAGGGGAGCTAAGGGAGGATGTTCATCCTGAGATAGCGGGGCAAGCCCTCTTAGGGATGATTTTTTCCTATTTTTTACTCAAGGATATTAAAGGGGTACCGGTTTGCGAAAACTTTAGCGAAGAAGATATTCTCAAGGAATATATCCAAATCTTCTTAAAAGGAGTGAAGAAATGA
- a CDS encoding efflux RND transporter periplasmic adaptor subunit — protein MSLKRTFFILMLLVLLVSCERGAKEGEKPSSAQPSNMTVPVSIHKLEEKDYDFRVELPGKTRSRESIVVVARVTGILQRMLVKEGTFVKKGQTLFIIERDPYEAEYQAAKAEVENAKAELEKASADWKRVSSSYKAKLVSEAERDQAYANYQKALANLSLAQARLRQAEINLNYTVVKAEISGYVGKRLVDPGNLVQPGKELISLYSVSPLEVEFSIPERDLERLGLLGNYGKLKGRTVEVKRDEMKHQEMGKIFFVDARLDETASLKAKALISNSQKKFLPNQFVKVVISEKRRGLLLPQKAVLFTPRGPIVYVIENGTANPRGITIEEVDKDYFLVKSGLREGEVVALDNLMRLKPGAKVKVIQGEGR, from the coding sequence ATGAGCTTGAAAAGGACTTTTTTTATTCTTATGCTTTTGGTCCTACTTGTCTCCTGTGAAAGGGGAGCAAAAGAGGGGGAAAAGCCTTCATCAGCTCAGCCCTCCAACATGACCGTGCCTGTATCCATCCATAAGCTTGAGGAGAAAGATTACGACTTTAGGGTTGAGCTTCCGGGGAAGACAAGAAGCAGAGAGAGCATTGTCGTTGTAGCAAGGGTAACAGGCATTTTACAGAGGATGCTTGTTAAGGAGGGAACCTTTGTTAAAAAAGGACAAACCCTCTTTATCATCGAGCGCGACCCATACGAAGCGGAGTATCAGGCAGCAAAGGCAGAAGTTGAGAACGCAAAAGCTGAGCTTGAGAAAGCTTCAGCGGATTGGAAGCGCGTTTCCTCTTCCTATAAGGCTAAGCTTGTAAGCGAGGCAGAAAGGGACCAAGCCTATGCCAACTACCAAAAGGCTTTGGCAAACCTCTCCTTAGCTCAGGCAAGGCTTCGTCAGGCTGAGATCAACCTAAACTACACCGTGGTCAAAGCTGAGATAAGCGGGTATGTAGGAAAAAGACTCGTTGACCCAGGCAACCTGGTTCAGCCTGGGAAGGAGCTCATCTCCCTCTATTCTGTCTCGCCTCTTGAGGTTGAATTTTCTATACCGGAGAGGGATTTGGAAAGGCTTGGTCTTCTTGGGAACTACGGGAAGCTCAAAGGCAGGACGGTTGAGGTAAAAAGAGATGAGATGAAGCATCAAGAAATGGGTAAGATTTTCTTCGTTGATGCAAGGCTTGATGAGACGGCAAGCCTTAAAGCCAAGGCTCTGATCTCCAACTCACAGAAGAAGTTTTTGCCTAACCAGTTTGTCAAGGTGGTTATCTCTGAAAAAAGAAGGGGGCTTCTCCTTCCACAGAAGGCAGTCCTCTTTACCCCGAGGGGACCGATTGTTTATGTAATTGAGAACGGAACTGCAAACCCCAGAGGAATTACCATCGAAGAGGTTGATAAGGATTACTTCCTTGTTAAAAGTGGGCTAAGAGAAGGCGAGGTTGTGGCTCTTGACAATCTAATGAGGCTAAAGCCCGGAGCCAAGGTTAAGGTTATTCAAGGAGAAGGAAGATGA